CACTTGAAGTGGCCGAGGGGGCACTTGTCATACCCGATCTTGCTGCACGGGCGGCACCAGAGTCCCGGCACCTCGAAGGGCCTGGTGGCCACCATCGACCGGTCCCCGTAATAAGGCGCCATTCCAAAGGCCGGGACGGTATTCCCCCAAACGCTTATGATGGGCTTCCGGAAGGCCGCCGCAATGTGCATGAGCCCCGTATCATGGCTGATGACCAGCTTGGCGCCCCGGACCAGGTCGGCCGATTCATGGAGGCTGAACTTGCCGCAGGCATTGTAGACCTTGATGGGGTCTACCGCCGCAATAAGGTCGCCTTCCGCGCGGTCCTCCGGCCCTCCGAGCAGGACGATGGGGTGCTGGATCCGCTCGCAAAGGGCTTTGAGCTTGTGCAAGGGGAGCTTTTTCGTATTCAGGGCCGCCCCGATGACCAGCCCGATATATCCCGCGCGATGAGACATGGGGAGGTCTTCCTGGGTGATGCGATCCGCAACCGGAATAAAATAATCCAGCCCCTTGCCGTCGTTTTTGACGCCCAGCGCCGATACCGTTTCCATGTACCGGTCGACGATGTGCACCTTCGGGAGGACGTTGATCTTTAACGCGGTGAGGATCCACTTTTGGATATTCAGCTTACGGAACGACCAGCTCTTTACTTTTAAGGCGCGCTTGACCCGAAGGGTGCGGAGGTTGTGGTGAAGGTCGATGACATAGTCGAAGCGTTCCTGCTTCAACCGTTCGATCATCCCGTCCCAGTCGTCCTCCAGGTAGTGACAACGGTCGATATGCGGGTTGCTCTCCACCAGGTCCTTGTAGGCGGGCTTTGTGAGGTAGTGTACCTGGGCCGTACCCACCTGTTGTTGGAGACAACGGACCACCGGTGTGGTCAGGACGATGTCCCCGATGGAGGAAAAACGGATGACGAGGATCTTCATTGCTCTATATAGTCAAGGTCTTTGCCAAATGTTTCTTCGGTCATGGCCAGCGCGATGGAGGAGATCGCGAAGACGATCAGCCCGGTGATCCAGCCGCTTTGGAAATACGCCTTGGACGCGGGAAGCACTTTTTGGATCCCCGTGAACAGCGGCAGGACCACCAGCGAAAGCGAACCCCTGGCCATGTTGGGAACGGTCGTGGCCACCGTCGCGCGGATATTGGTCCCGAACTGTTCGGCGGCCATCGTCACGAACATCGCCCAGAAACCGGTCCCCAGGCCCAGGAAAAGACACACCCAGTAGACCGAGGCGGACGGTTGACCCTGGAGGTTGAAATACCAGATCACCGAGAGGATGGTGATGATGTGAAACAACCAAAGCGAGTTCTTGCGGCTTTTCATCCACTGGCTGATAAAACCGATCAGGATATCCCCGACGGTGATGGCGGCGTAGGCGACCATGACCGCGAAGCCCGGGTCGACGGTGCCCCGCACCTTCATGGTGCCCGCAAATTTATCGGAGAAGGTGACCAATATACCGATCACGTACCAGTTGGGCAAGGCGATCAGGATGGACGTGATGTATTTCTTAAAGCGCCTGCCGTTCGTGAACAACATAAAGAAATTCCCTTTACGGACGTCCGTGCCCTCCATGCTTTTAAACAGGCCGGACTCCAATACGCCGACCCGCAGGAACAACAACAGGAAGCCCAGGCCTCCGCCGATGTAGTAACACATCCGCCAGCCGTCGCCGGTGGGTCCCACGAACCATTGACGGATAAAAAACGCAAAGACCGCCCCGCTCAGCCCGATGCCGGCCACCAGTGAGGTGGCGATGCCCCTTTTTTCCTTGGGCATAATCTCGCTGACGAGGGTGATCCCCGCCCCGAGTTCACCCGCCAGCCCCAGACCGGTGACAAACCGGGCCAATGCATATTGTTCGAAGGTATGTACGAAGCCGTTGGCGATACTGCCCAGGGAATACAAAATGATCGAGGCAAAAAGAACCTTCAGGCGCCCTTTTTTATCCCCGAGTACGCCCCAGAGGATGCCCCCGAGCAAAAGGCCATACATCTGGTATTGCAGGATATCCTGACCCCGCCGGGCCACGTCGTCCGGGCCAAGCCCGAGGGATTTCAGCGAAGGGACACGGATGATGCTGAACAGCAAAAGATCATAGACGTCTACAAAATAACCCAACGCCCCCACAATCACAGGGAGCGATAAGAGGATAGCCGTAGATTTCTTCATTGGGCAGCCTTGGTTTTTCTAAAAAACAGTTTAAAAAGGACGGGCGCGGTGGTGATGATGATGATGACAATGGCCACCACGTCGATATGGTCCTTGAGGTCGAAATGGAACCACTTTTCGACCAGGGCCTGCAGGTAGAAGCCGCCGAGCAGCATGGCCAGGACCCAGGCGGCGCAGCCGATGATGTTATAGATATAAAACTGCTTCCGGTCCATCTGGACAATGCCCGCCACGATGGGCGCAAAGGTGCGGATGATGGGCAGGAAACGGGCGTACACGATGGCCGCGCCCCCATGCTTCTCATAAAATTCATGAGCCTGATCGAGGTGTCTTTTCTTAAAGAACCAGTTGTCCTTCCGCTCGTAGAGGAACGGGCCGCTTTTACGTCCGAACCAATACCCGACGAGGTTGCCCAGGATGCCCATGAGGGAGATCAGGACCCACAGCAGCATCAGGTTCAGGAATTCGTTGTGGGTATCGAAGGTGTGTGCCGCGAGTTTGTTGCTGTACATACCCGCCGCAAACAACAGCGAGTCGCCGGGTAAGAAAAAGCCGAAAAAGAGACCCGTTTCCGCAAAGACGATAAATAGAATGAGATAAAGACCGCCGAGGTCGATATAAAAATCGGGCTTACGGAGTTGAGTCCAGTCGAAGTTGAGCAATAAGCTATGCATGCTGATCGGTTATGTGATAAGTCATATAAGGGCGAAAAATAAGCTATTTTACTTTATCCCCTCTGCCATTACGGGAGCGGTTGCCGGCTTTAACCGGGCGCGTACCTGCGCCAGCGGCGCCGCCAGGGCGTTCTCCCATTTGCAGACCACGGCGGTAGCGATGCTGTTCCCAATGACATTGGTCCCGCTCCGGCCCATATCCAGGAGCTGGTCGATCCCTAAGATGAGACCCACCCCCTCCACCGGGATGTGGAACACGGGGACGATGGCTGTGATGACCACCAGGGCCGCCCGGGGCACACCGGCCATCCCCTTACTGCTCAACATCAGGAAAAGGAGCATCGTGAGCTGCTGGGCAAAGGACAGGTGGACCCCATACGCCTGGGCAATAAAAAGGCTGCCAAAGGTCATATAGATCATGCTCCCGTCCAGGTTGAAGGAATAGCCCAGGGGAAGGACGAAGCTGACGATTTTCTCCTCACACCCAAAGGCTTCGAGCTGTGTAATCAACTGGGGAAAAGCAGCTTCCGAACTGGCCGTGGTGAGCGCCAGCAGCGTGGGGTCCAGGATGAAACGGATCAGCTGGACGATGCGTTTGCGGAGGAACAACCCGCCCCCCGCAAAAAGGACGGCCCACAACACCAGCAGGGCGATATAGAATTCAAGGATAAACTTGCCAAAAGTGACCAGCACCTCCGGCCCCAGGATCGCCAGGGTGGCCGCCATAGAGCCAAAAGCGGCCAGGGGAGCGAAGTTCATGATATAGCCCGTCATGGTGAGCATGATCCGGGCCAGCGCGTCCAGGCCCCGGATGATGGGCATGGCCGGTTCCCCCACGGCGGCCGCCGCCATCCCGAAAAAGATCGAAAACACGACGATCTGCAGGATCATATTGGTGGCCATCGCGTCCACGATGCTGGACGGAAAGGCGTGGGTAACAAAACTCTGGAAGGAAATATCGCTGGGAGGGAGGGGTACCGTGCTGTTTTGGTCGGGAAGGACCGACAGGTGCAGGTGTGTCCCCGGCTGGAAGACATTCACCAGGAGGGCGCCCAAGGCGAGGGACACCAGCGAGGCCGCCAGGAACCACGCGATCGTTTTGCCCCCGATCCGGCCGATGGCCTTTCCATCCCCGAGTTTGAAGATCCCGACCACCAGCGTCGAAAACACCAGGGGCGCGATGATGACCTTGACCAGGTTCAGGAAGATGACCGTGAGGAATTTGATGTCCGCCGCAAACTTTGCAGACGCCTTTGCCGTCGAGGTTTCATGGATAAGCGTCCCCAGGCCGATGCCCAGCAGCATGGCAATAAATATAAAAAGGCTCAATCGGTTCGGCTTTCGCGCGGTCGGCTTCAACTCCATGGACGGCGGTGTTTAACGCCGCAATATAGGTTTTTCCACTATTGGCGGCAGCGGGACCACATTTTTCCTTATTTTGCCCCTTTCTCACCATCAAAACCAGAATCATCTTTGTATGAGTTTGTTTGTAAAGAAACCACTGGGACAACTGCTGGCCCAGGCCTCCGATAGTCATGGGCTGAAACGTACGCTGGGACCGGGAAACCTGGTAGCCCTCGGCGTTGGCGCCATTATCGGGGCCGGGCTGTTCGTCCGGACCGCCGCCGCCTCTGCGGAAGCCGCCGGCCCCGCCGTGACGATTTCCTTCGTGGTGGCTGCCATTGGCTGCGTGTTTGCCGGTCTTTGTTATGCTGAATTTGCCGCCATGATCCCCATCGCGGGCAGCGCCTATACTTATGCCTACGCCACCCTGGGCGAGCTGATCGCCTGGATCATCGGCTGGGCCCTGATCATGGAATACGCCCTCGGCGCCACGACGGTGTCGATTTCCTGGAGCGAATACCTCAATAAACTCTTGGCGGATTTTGGATACCAGATACCCTATAAATGGTGTCACTCGCCGTTCGAGCACATCAACACGGTCGTCGGCTCCAGCGTCGCTTCGTTCCCCGCGGACCTTGCGAAGACCGCTAAAGAAGGGGTACTGATGCTCAGCGACCGGCAACTGACCGGTCTGACCCCGCAACTCCATAGCCTGGTCACGACCTACCATGGGTTGGTCAACATACCCGCCTTATTTATCCTCTTGATCCTCAGCCTTCTGCTGATCAAAGGTACCGCCGAGTCCGCGCTGGTGAACTCCATCATCGTGGTTATAAAAGTGTCTATCGTATTGGTTTTCATTGCCTTGGGTTGGCACTTCATCAACCCGGCCAACCATACGCCCTATGTGATTCCCGAAGGGACACCCGGTCACGAAGGGTTCTTTAAACACGGTATACCCGGCATCCTTGGAGGGGCGAGCATCGTATTCTTTGCCTTCATCGGGTTCGACGCAGTATCCACCGCCGCCCAGGAAGCCAAAAACCCCAAAAAGGACATGCCAAAGGGCATCTTAGGGTCGCTGATCGTTTGCACCATCCTGTATATTCTGTTCTCCTACGTCCTGACGGGCGTCGCCAACTGGAGGGAATTCGAGCTCCAGGGCAAGGAAGCCTCCGTGGCATACGCCATCCGCACCTACATGACAGGGTATCACTGGCTGAGCACATTGGTCACGATCGCCATCCTGATGGGTTTCTCCTCCGTCATCCTGGTGATGCTCCTGGGGCAGTCGCGGGTCTTTTACACCATGTCCACCGACGGTCTTTTGCCCAAAGTGTTTTCCGACCTGCACCCGAAGTTCCGGACGCCCTACAAGTCGAATTTGATCCTTTTCGTTTTCGCCGGTCTGTTCGCGGCTTTTATTCCCGAAAGCGTGGCAGGTGACCTGACCTCCTTCGGAACCCTTTTCGCCTTCGTCCTGGTCAGCGCCGGGGTTTGGGTGATGCGCCGGTCGAACCCCGAGGTAGAGCGCCCCTTCAAGACCCCCCTGGTCCCGTTGGTGCCTATCCTCGGTATCCTGGTCTGCGCCGGCATGATTATCGCCCTGGACGTCAACACCCTCGAAGCCGCCTTCTCCTGGATGATCCTGGGGTTGGTCGTCTATTTCGCTTATAGCAAGAAAAACAGCAAGCTCCGCGTTCAAAACGGGAAACTACAAGAAGCCGCATAACGCTCTACGGCCCTATAAAGCGTCGCATAGCGCACATAGCGGCCCGCTGACAAAGCAAGGTGGTGTGTCTTTTTTCTTCTTTTCCGTAGGATTTAAACCGGCAATGCGTGCCTAAACCCTACGGAAAAGAAGAAAAAAGACACACCACCTTGCTTTTGAGGCATGCTTGCGGCGGTTCAAACCGGATTTTATTACCTTTGCCTTCCTTTTTGAATAGAATAGAAAGATTTTATGGGTCGCATATTTGAAGTCCGCAAATCCACGATGTTCGCCCGCTGGGACAGGATGGCGAAACAATTTACCCGGATCGGGAAAGACATCGCCATTGCCGTAAAGGCGGGGGGCGGTGATCCTGCCACCAACCCCGCACTCAGGCGGTGCATGCAGAACGCCAAAAGCGTCAACATGCCCAAAGACCGGGTGGAAGCCGCCATCAAACGTGCCATGGGTAAGGATTCCGAGAACTATGACGAAATCCTGTACGAAGGATACGGTCCCCACGGCGTGGCCATCCTCGTGGAAGCCGCGACGAACAACAATACCCGTACGGTCGCCAACCTGCGCAGCCATTTTACGAAGGGTGGCGGGGCCCTGGGTACCAACGGGAGCGTGAGTTTCCAGTTTAAAAAAATGGGGGTTTTCCGGTTGCATCCCGAGGGACTGAACCAGGATGACCTGGAGCTGGAGTTGATCGATTTCGGTCTGGACGAGCTGGGCGAGAGCACCGGCGAGAACGACGAACCCATCCTGGTCCTCCGGTGCGCCTTTGCCGACTTCGGCAAGCTGCAGAAAGCGCTGGAAGACAAGGGGATTACGCCCATCAGCGCGGAGAACGAATGGATCCCGTCGGTGACCGTACCGGTGACGGACCTCCAGGCGGAGGAAGTGTCCAAGTTGATCGATAAGCTGGAGCAGGACGACGACGTCAGCAAGGTTTTCCACAACATGGGTTGATCGTATGGAGCAGGGACCCCTCTTGTTGTTTGACGGGGTTTGCAATCTTTGCAACCGCTCCGTTCAATTCGTGATCAGACACGACAAGGGTAAGATATTCCTGTTCGCCCCGTTACAGGGGGAAAGTGCCAAAAAAATACTCACCGAGCTGGGCATAAAAGAGACCCTCCCCGAGCAGGGAGGGTCTGTATTTTTAGTCGATAGAGGAAAACTATATAGCCGTTCCGACGCGGTCCTCGAAACACTTTGGATACTGGGCTGGCGGTGGACCGCTGTGGCGAAGGTCCTGCCCAGGGGGCTCCGGGATTGGGTCTACGACTGGATTGCGCGCAACCGCTACCGGTGGTTTGGGAAGCGGGAGGCGTGCATGATCCCCACGCCAGCCCTAAGGGCCCGGTTCCTGCCCTAGTCCTGGGTTACCAGTTGAATCAGGTTGGTCACCGTGGTCCCGCCGTCGAAAACCTTTACCAGTTTCTTGTGGCGGTCATATATGGCCAGGTAGGGCACATATTGAGAGCCATAGTGACGGGAAAAGAAAAACTCGTAGTCCCGGCCCATGGTGATGTTCTTATAGTCCGCCAGTTTATAATAGAAGTAGAAATTCTTCATTTTGTCGAAGGGCAGCGAAGTGAGCATCACGAACCGGACGCCTTTGAGGGAATCCATTTTACTCAGGATCGCCTCCGTCTGGTGCTGGCAGTGTTCACAATCAGGGCTGAAATACATCAGCACGATGGGTTTGCCCGACGGCAGCTTTTTGGTATTGAAAATGGTGGTGCTGTCCACTTCCAGGATATTGAATGATGGAAGGGTTTTGTCGGATTGATAGGGCAACTGGGGCTCCTGGGGCTGCTGGGGCGATGTTTGCTGGCTTTTACCGGGAACGGCCATCAACAGACTGGCAGCCAGGGCCAGCAGGTATAGGTTTTTCTTCATTCTGCAATTAACAAAAAAGAGGTGGTATTTTGTGATCTATATATATTTGCGCACTAAATACCCTTTTTTTGTAAACTTTAACTATGGCAAATACTTCGGACATCAGGACGGGTTTGATCATAAAATTGGACGGCGGGTTGTATTCCGTGGTCGAATTTGGTCAAAACAAAACGGCCCGTGCTGCGGCAAAGGTTTGGGCAAAGCTCAAGGGCGTGGACAATGCACGCACCATCGAACACACGTGGAACTCCGGGGACACGATCTTCCCGGTAAGGGTAGAAAAAAAGGCTTTTCAGTTCCTTTATAAAGACGATTCCGGGTACAATTTCATGGACAACGAGACCTTCGAACAGATCGTCATGGGGGAAAATCTGGTGGACGCGCCCCAGTTCCTAAGGGACGGCCAGGAAGTGGCCGTGCTGATCAACGGGGAAACCGAACAGCCCATGGGCGTGGAACTCCCCGACAAGATCGTCGTCCGGGTGACCTATGCAGAACCGGGGGTGAAAGGGGATACGGCCACCCGTACCCTGAAACCGGCTACCGTCGAGACGGGGGCCACGGTGATGGTACCGCTTTTCGTGGACGAGGGGGAGTTGATCCGCGTCAATACCAAGACCGGTGAATATATCGAGCGCGTCAAAGAATAGGCCGCCCGACCTTCGGCGATCTTTGATCGCCTGCGGTCCGCCCCCTACAGGGGCCCTTTAAAACCCAAAACACACAAACCCATGGATTTCAAACAAATTCAGGAGCTCATCAAGATCATCAACAAATCGAACATTGGTGAGATCAGCGTTGAAGAAAAGGACTTTAAGATAACGATCAAGCAAAAGGAAGACCAGGTTCATACCGTAGTAGCAGCTCCTGCACCCGTCCAGGTGCTCCCTGCGGCACCCGCGCCGGTTGAAACGGCAGCACGCCCCGCGCCCGCACCGGCGCCGGCGCCGAAATCGGACAACCTCATCACCATCAAAAGCCCCATGATCGGCACCTTCTACCGTAAGTCCTCTCCGGACAAGCCGAACTTCGTGGAAGCAGGCGACGAGGTAAACCCGGGCAAGGTCGTGTGCATCATCGAGGCCATGAAATTGTTCAACGAGATCGAGAGCGAGGTCAGCGGGAAGATCGTAAAGATCCTTGTCGAAGACGCCTCTCCCGTGGAATACGACCAACCGCTATTCCTGGTCGAACCCTAATCTGAAGCTGATGTTTAAAAAAGTATTGATTGCAAATCGTGGGGAAATCGCGTTACGGGTCATCAGGACGTGCCGGGAAATGGGCATTAAGACCGTAGCCGTATATTCCACCGCGGATAAAGATAGTTTGCACGTCCGTTTTGCGGACGAGGCCGTGTGTATAGGAAAACCTGCCAGCTCCGACTCCTATTTGAACATCACCCGCCTGATGGCCGCCGCGGAGATCACCAATGCGGACGCCGTTCATCCGGGGTACGGATTCCTGGCGGAAAACGCCCGTTTTGCAGAGATCTGTACGGAACACGGGATCAAATTTATCGGACCCACCCCGGCGATG
This region of Dinghuibacter silviterrae genomic DNA includes:
- a CDS encoding YebC/PmpR family DNA-binding transcriptional regulator, producing the protein MGRIFEVRKSTMFARWDRMAKQFTRIGKDIAIAVKAGGGDPATNPALRRCMQNAKSVNMPKDRVEAAIKRAMGKDSENYDEILYEGYGPHGVAILVEAATNNNTRTVANLRSHFTKGGGALGTNGSVSFQFKKMGVFRLHPEGLNQDDLELELIDFGLDELGESTGENDEPILVLRCAFADFGKLQKALEDKGITPISAENEWIPSVTVPVTDLQAEEVSKLIDKLEQDDDVSKVFHNMG
- a CDS encoding amino acid permease translates to MSLFVKKPLGQLLAQASDSHGLKRTLGPGNLVALGVGAIIGAGLFVRTAAASAEAAGPAVTISFVVAAIGCVFAGLCYAEFAAMIPIAGSAYTYAYATLGELIAWIIGWALIMEYALGATTVSISWSEYLNKLLADFGYQIPYKWCHSPFEHINTVVGSSVASFPADLAKTAKEGVLMLSDRQLTGLTPQLHSLVTTYHGLVNIPALFILLILSLLLIKGTAESALVNSIIVVIKVSIVLVFIALGWHFINPANHTPYVIPEGTPGHEGFFKHGIPGILGGASIVFFAFIGFDAVSTAAQEAKNPKKDMPKGILGSLIVCTILYILFSYVLTGVANWREFELQGKEASVAYAIRTYMTGYHWLSTLVTIAILMGFSSVILVMLLGQSRVFYTMSTDGLLPKVFSDLHPKFRTPYKSNLILFVFAGLFAAFIPESVAGDLTSFGTLFAFVLVSAGVWVMRRSNPEVERPFKTPLVPLVPILGILVCAGMIIALDVNTLEAAFSWMILGLVVYFAYSKKNSKLRVQNGKLQEAA
- a CDS encoding TlpA family protein disulfide reductase, with the protein product MKKNLYLLALAASLLMAVPGKSQQTSPQQPQEPQLPYQSDKTLPSFNILEVDSTTIFNTKKLPSGKPIVLMYFSPDCEHCQHQTEAILSKMDSLKGVRFVMLTSLPFDKMKNFYFYYKLADYKNITMGRDYEFFFSRHYGSQYVPYLAIYDRHKKLVKVFDGGTTVTNLIQLVTQD
- a CDS encoding dicarboxylate/amino acid:cation symporter, coding for MLLGIGLGTLIHETSTAKASAKFAADIKFLTVIFLNLVKVIIAPLVFSTLVVGIFKLGDGKAIGRIGGKTIAWFLAASLVSLALGALLVNVFQPGTHLHLSVLPDQNSTVPLPPSDISFQSFVTHAFPSSIVDAMATNMILQIVVFSIFFGMAAAAVGEPAMPIIRGLDALARIMLTMTGYIMNFAPLAAFGSMAATLAILGPEVLVTFGKFILEFYIALLVLWAVLFAGGGLFLRKRIVQLIRFILDPTLLALTTASSEAAFPQLITQLEAFGCEEKIVSFVLPLGYSFNLDGSMIYMTFGSLFIAQAYGVHLSFAQQLTMLLFLMLSSKGMAGVPRAALVVITAIVPVFHIPVEGVGLILGIDQLLDMGRSGTNVIGNSIATAVVCKWENALAAPLAQVRARLKPATAPVMAEGIK
- a CDS encoding thiol-disulfide oxidoreductase DCC family protein; its protein translation is MEQGPLLLFDGVCNLCNRSVQFVIRHDKGKIFLFAPLQGESAKKILTELGIKETLPEQGGSVFLVDRGKLYSRSDAVLETLWILGWRWTAVAKVLPRGLRDWVYDWIARNRYRWFGKREACMIPTPALRARFLP
- a CDS encoding MFS transporter; this translates as MKKSTAILLSLPVIVGALGYFVDVYDLLLFSIIRVPSLKSLGLGPDDVARRGQDILQYQMYGLLLGGILWGVLGDKKGRLKVLFASIILYSLGSIANGFVHTFEQYALARFVTGLGLAGELGAGITLVSEIMPKEKRGIATSLVAGIGLSGAVFAFFIRQWFVGPTGDGWRMCYYIGGGLGFLLLFLRVGVLESGLFKSMEGTDVRKGNFFMLFTNGRRFKKYITSILIALPNWYVIGILVTFSDKFAGTMKVRGTVDPGFAVMVAYAAITVGDILIGFISQWMKSRKNSLWLFHIITILSVIWYFNLQGQPSASVYWVCLFLGLGTGFWAMFVTMAAEQFGTNIRATVATTVPNMARGSLSLVVLPLFTGIQKVLPASKAYFQSGWITGLIVFAISSIALAMTEETFGKDLDYIEQ
- the accB gene encoding acetyl-CoA carboxylase biotin carboxyl carrier protein, producing MDFKQIQELIKIINKSNIGEISVEEKDFKITIKQKEDQVHTVVAAPAPVQVLPAAPAPVETAARPAPAPAPAPKSDNLITIKSPMIGTFYRKSSPDKPNFVEAGDEVNPGKVVCIIEAMKLFNEIESEVSGKIVKILVEDASPVEYDQPLFLVEP
- a CDS encoding glycosyltransferase family 9 protein → MKILVIRFSSIGDIVLTTPVVRCLQQQVGTAQVHYLTKPAYKDLVESNPHIDRCHYLEDDWDGMIERLKQERFDYVIDLHHNLRTLRVKRALKVKSWSFRKLNIQKWILTALKINVLPKVHIVDRYMETVSALGVKNDGKGLDYFIPVADRITQEDLPMSHRAGYIGLVIGAALNTKKLPLHKLKALCERIQHPIVLLGGPEDRAEGDLIAAVDPIKVYNACGKFSLHESADLVRGAKLVISHDTGLMHIAAAFRKPIISVWGNTVPAFGMAPYYGDRSMVATRPFEVPGLWCRPCSKIGYDKCPLGHFKCMERQDIDKIAEAIHERPPGT
- the efp gene encoding elongation factor P — translated: MANTSDIRTGLIIKLDGGLYSVVEFGQNKTARAAAKVWAKLKGVDNARTIEHTWNSGDTIFPVRVEKKAFQFLYKDDSGYNFMDNETFEQIVMGENLVDAPQFLRDGQEVAVLINGETEQPMGVELPDKIVVRVTYAEPGVKGDTATRTLKPATVETGATVMVPLFVDEGELIRVNTKTGEYIERVKE
- a CDS encoding DedA family protein, producing the protein MHSLLLNFDWTQLRKPDFYIDLGGLYLILFIVFAETGLFFGFFLPGDSLLFAAGMYSNKLAAHTFDTHNEFLNLMLLWVLISLMGILGNLVGYWFGRKSGPFLYERKDNWFFKKRHLDQAHEFYEKHGGAAIVYARFLPIIRTFAPIVAGIVQMDRKQFYIYNIIGCAAWVLAMLLGGFYLQALVEKWFHFDLKDHIDVVAIVIIIITTAPVLFKLFFRKTKAAQ